The genomic DNA GCCTCACCTGGCAGAAGATGAGGTTCCTGAAGCCCTACGCTACGACCCCACAGAAAGTTTTTGGCGAGAGCGGCAGCTTGCGGAACGCCAAACAGAGCGGGCCGAATTCCAGCAGAGTCTAGACGACGCTTACCACGCCTCCATTCAGAACGTCTGTGATGGTCCACCGCCTGCCACAGTGCGCGCGTATCAGCGGGTGTACGGCCGTGCTCCCAACGGTTGGCCTCCAAAAGTTCAGGATCAGGAATGACAGCAACCAGGTAAGTGTTACAACCAATTGCTTCCGACCAGTGGCACGAGGAAGGCACATCAGCTCGCTTTTTCCACATCATCGTCGCCGCCGCTCTTGTATCGGACCGTGGAGCGATGGTCACACGGTTGAAGTTAGGCAGACGATACATGGAGCTCCAGGAAGGATGTCCTCAACAATGGTTCAAGCTGCTGCTGGCCAGGAAAAATAAGCGCCGCTCTTGTCGAGCCGAAGCGAGTTCCTGTTTTCTTTCTCCGATGAGTGATGGTACCATTGCTGTGGCAAATGGTGCACGGAGAAGCCATGAACGGAAAAATTCGGATCGCGGTGCCGAAAGAACGAATCACCGCGTTTTGTAGAAAATGGAAGATCGTTGAGCTCGCGCTCTTCGGCTCTGTGCTGAGAGGTGATTTTCGCCAGGATAGCGATGTGGATGTGCTCGTGACGTTCAGCCCAGATTCCGATTGGGGGGTGGAACATTTACTGGATATGAAAGAGGAATTGGAGGCACTGTTTGGGCGATCGGTCGATCTGGTTGAGAAACGATTAGTGGAAGAGAGCCGCAACTATATCCGCCGCAAACACATTCTGTCCCACCTGGAAACGGTGTATGCAGCGTGATGACTCACTCTTACTCGATATGCTGCAGGCAGCGGAGCAGATACGGGAGTACACAGTTGGATTACAAGAGGCCGACTTTCTGGAGAGCCGACGGGATCAGGATGCCGTCTTGCTGCAATTTATGGTGCTTGGTGAAACAGCCAAACGAGTATCTTCTGGCTTTCAGGACGCTCATCCTGAAGTTCTTGGAGAAAAATCATGGGGCTACGGAATGTTGTGGTCCATGAGTATTTTCACGTCGACATCCGCCGGGTATGGAAAATTGCAAGCCGCGATATCCCTGCATTAATCCCCCTGCTTGAACCGATGGTTCCGCCAGAATCCGCTGTCTAACCCTCTCTATGTGAATAGATGGGTAAAAGGCTCGACATAACGGCGAAGATCTGCGACCGTCTCATCCGTATAGAAGCCAAGACCGCTCACGACCAGCGCAAGAGTGAGACTATCAAGCGACGACGTGTCAGATTGACCGGCCGACCGCTCTGACATCACGCTCTCCTTATCTAGCGTGTGCTTCACACAGAATCCTTTCGAGCCGACGAGACAGATACAACAGCGGTCATTTGCTTGCGTCGTCCGGCCTCATCTGTTGCTCCAGTTCGCCCGGCTGGAGGATGCCGCACTGGTTGAGAATGTCGATCAGGGCCTGTGTATAGTGTTCGTAGTACTCCCACGTGGCTCGCCCGGTGCAGGCCTTCTCTTCCCAAGCAGCAATGGCGTGAATCAGCTTGTGCCTGAAGTCCTCCCACTCGAAATGTCCCTCTTTCGATAATGCCAACGCCAGGCCAAATACCGTACGTTGCCAATCTTCGCTAAAGAACAGCTTTCCCTCGCTACGCGGTGGCGAATCGGGTTGCCCGAGCATCTGCGTCGCGGCATATTCTTCGAATCGAGTAAACATTGGGATGCCTTAGGCAGGGGGCGGAGAAGGAACCAGCGCCACTCCCATCATGGCTTCCGGTGTGACCAGTGCGGCGAGTTGTTCCTCGTTCAGATGTTCAGAGTGAGCCGGCCGTTCAGGAATGACGAACCAGCGGATCTGGGCACTGCTGTCCCATACCTTGACTTCCTTGTCTTCCGGAATCGTCACACCGAACTCGCGGAGTACCGCGCGTGGTTCACGCACACCGCGAGAACGGAACACCGGATCTTTGTACCAGTAAGGTGGTAGCCCCAGCACTGGCCACGGATAGCATGAGCACAGGGTGCAGATGATCAGATTATGCACCGTCGCACTGTTGGCGACCGCCTTCATATGCTCGCCTTCTGCGCCGGTCATCCCCTGAAATTGAAGCTCAGCGATGGCCTTCGGAGTATCTTCCAACAATCGAGCTTTATATTCCGCGTCAACCCATGCCCGCGCCACGATACGGGCACCATTAAATGGTCCGGCAACGGTTTCAAAATGACGAAGCACTGCATCGACAGAATCGCTGCCTAGTACGCCCTTTTTGATCAGCAGCGCTTCCAGCGCGCGGACTTTGGCGGCGCTGGCAGCCTCGCGATCCTTATCGTATTCAAAGAGTGAAGACATGCGAGATCCCTCGCCTACATTGAATGGGCAGGTTTTAGATAGGCTTCAAAAAGATCGGCATAAATGACCGTGTTGGGTTCACTTTTATCTGGTCCCCAAATATCAGAGGCCAGAAACGACACGCAATACACATGCTGCGGCCCATCCAGACCATCCGGCCCAGTCGACACAAAGTATTCGAACACGCCCGGGTACACTTCGGTGACCGTTCCCTTCTTGTTACGCAAAAAACCCGGCAGCCTGGTGTGATCAGCGGCTTTTGGATCTGCAACATAGATCGTATCCCCAACAGCAAAGCGAACCAGGTCTACGGGCGCGCGCAGACCGGAATCGCCATGATGGAGGTACCGGACCACCTGTTCTTTCAGCGCGGGGTTGGGCTGCTCGGGTAGTGGGGAATCCGGATGTGCCCGGTAATGTTCCGTCAATGTCTCCAATTCCTGAGCCGTCACATAGCCGCGATCAATAAAAAATTGACTGATACCCATCAGCCATCTTTCATAGTAGCGATATTTGAAATATTCGAACGGCTGCATGTTTTCAGCGCCGATACGCAGCGAAGCCCAAGTCCACGTGTCCTTGAACGTTGTTGGGACTTCCGAGAGTGGATATTTCGGGAGGGACTTAACCAAGTGGACGCTTTCGGCCATCATCACGGTGTGGATGCCGAAGATGCGCTTTTCCCACTCCGCCATGAATACTTTCTTCTCAAAGAAATTAACCGGCCCGAGGTTTTCCAGCCCGCCCAGGTAATGTTGAAGTCTCATGATGCGCTCCGACTACTCGACAGGATGGGCGACAGGACGACGAGATACGTCGCGTACGCAATCGAGAAATCCGCTCTGCAATGCGTTACCATCGAGATGGCGGCCGATGAACACGAAGCGGCTCTGGCGCGCCTCGTCAGACTGCCAGGGTCGGCCCGGCTTCGCGTCCAACAGCATGTGTACGCTGTGAAAATAGAACTGCCGCGCCTCGCCATGAAAATTCAGCACCCCTTTCATGCGCATGAGCTGTTGCCCCTGCTGTTGAACGAGTTGATTGACCCATCGATTGAAGCGGTCCGGGTCGAGCGGATCGCCGGTTTTAACGGCGCAGGAGGTAATTGAATTGTCATGGTCATGGTCATGTGCGTCCTGCAGAATACCGGGTTCGATGGCGAGCAGATTCGGCAATGAGAACCGGTGGACACCGAGCAGGCCATCAGCGGCCACTTCGGAGTGAACAGTTCGGATAAAAGTCGCTATCGGGTTGAGGGTACGCAGATCCCGTTCCAATGGCGCGATATCATCAGGGTCCAACAGATCGACTTTGTTCAGCACAATCAGGTCGGCAAAGGCAATCTGTTCCCGCGCAACTCCATCGTCGATCTGACGTTGGAAATTGGCGGCATCGACCAGCGTCACGACGGATTCCAGTTCGACGCGGGTCAACAGATCGGTGTCTGCCAGAAAGGTCTGGAGCACCGGCGCCGGGTCGGCCAGTCCTGAGGTCTCAACGATCAAACGATCCAGTTGGCGGTGACTGCGTTCTAAGAGGAACTTCACACCTGCCACGAGGTCGGTGCGCACGGTACAGCAGATGCAGCCGTTGCGTATCTCTATCAAGGCTTCTTCGTCGGCGACGATGAGGTCGCCATCAATCCCCACTTCTCCAAATTCATTGACGATCACGCCAATTTCTCCGCCAGCCTTGTGCGCGAGCAAATGATTGACGAGAGTCGTCTTGCCGGCACCAAGATACCCGGAGATAACGGTCACAGGTATTTTCTTTGTAACCATATGACATGAGCTGGACGAAGCATCACGCCTTGAGGGAAAGACAGCAATATTTTGTGACCGCCGATGTGTAATGTCAACCCGTTGAAAGGTGAAGCGACTGATAGCCCTTGACACAGCATGCTCGCCGGGCGATTCAGCAGATATCCATCCTTCTCCGCCTTTTCATCCGTGAGCGGTAGACCTCATCACACCATGCAATAATACATTCGCCCTTACACTTGATCACGAAGGCGTTGTGCGACTTCATAAATGTAGTCAGCATTGCTCTGTAGAAAACCTCTTTCATCAGGTTGATCAGCGAGCGCTACAATGGGACATGAGTCTGACCAGTAAATCGCCAGAGCGGGTGGCGCGCGAAGCGCTGGCTGTCGCCGTTACCGCCTTGCCACGGTACCCGCACAAGTTCAGCCCGAAACTCTACACACAACCGCAACTGTTCGCCTGTCTCGTCCTCAAGACGTTTTTTCACACCGACTATCGGGGTATCGTCCAGTTGCTCGCCGACCTTCCTGAGTTGGTTCGAACCCTCGGGCTCGAGGCCGTGCCCCCCTTCACCACGCTTCACAAGGCTGCCCGCCGCCTCTTGCGCCTGCCGTTGGTCCATCGCCTGCTCACGGTGACGATCCGCCGCGTGCGTCCCCGTCGTCGGCGCGTGGCGCTTGCCGCGATGGACTCAACCGGCTTCGAGTGCCGGCACATCAGTGCCTACTATGTGCGGCGTCGGTCCCGTGAGCGAAGCCTCTGGCAGACCACCACGTATACCCGTTTCAGTAAGCTTGAAGCGGTCGTCGACTGCGCCAGACACCTCATCCTCGGGGCCCTTCCGAGGCGTGGACCACGGGTCGATGTCGATCGCTTCGTGCCGTTGTTGAACAACGCCCTTCAGCGCGTGCACATCGGCACCATCCTGGCCGATGCTGGCTACGATTCTGAGCCCAATCATCGTCATGCGCGGGAGCGCTGGGGGATTCGGTCGGTCATCCCCGCCACGGCGGGACGCCCCACCGACAAATTGCCGACCGGCCGGTACCGGCGATTGATGAAACGACGGTTGACCAAGACCTATTGTCACTACGGACAACGGTGGCAGGTCGAGACGGTGTTCTCGATGCTCAAGCGCCGGTTGGGCTCGGCCGTCAGCGGCCGCTCGTACTGGAGTCAGTGCCGCGACCTGCTGCTCCGGGTCCTCACACACAATGTGATGATCCGTTATCCCGAGGTTTTCTACAGAGCAAGTCAGCATCTGATAAAACCACCCCTAACCTGGAGCTTGCGGCGGAGCGTTCGTCGTCATCCAAACCAAAGTCGCCCACCGTACTGAGGTCAGTAACCAAGGCCTCTGGATGGTCGAGTGCATTGAGCACCAGCTCGACATACGATTCCAGCGTGTCTACCAGGACCGTGGACGCGAGTTCGAAGCGTCCGTCGACAGCGGCCTGGCGAATAGATGCGACTCGTCTGCAATCCGTACAATCGAACTGCGGAGTGTCGTGTGCGGGACAAGAACGGCCCATGGGTCCACACACTCTTAGAGGAGGGCTTGGAGCTTGCTCAGGGTCTCTGCAATGACATCGCTCGACGCCGTCCCCTTCTTGACAGCCTTCCGGACTTTCCAATCGAGACTCTTCACCTGATCGGCAAGGACCACACTCGGATGGTCCCGCGCGTCAGCGACAACAACCTCGAATGGATAGCCCTTCTTCTGGCTGGTCATCGGACAACAGAGCATCAGCCCGCTTAGCCGGTTGTACGTTGCGGGTGAGAGAACGAGCGCCGGCCGGTGTCCAGCCTGTTCGTGGCCCGCTTGGGGATTAAACTGCAGCCAGACAATATCGCCACGATCCGGCACATAAGCGCGCCGGCTCACTACAACGCCTCTCGACCGACAGGCCTGCCGAAATCGGCTTCATCATGCACGTTGCGGGACGTGATCCGTCTCAACAGATCTTCCAGCCGATAGACTCGCCGGAGATACGGCCGCACCACAAGCATACCCTTTCGTACTTCGATCTCAACTGAGTCCTTTTCTCGAAGTCCAGCCTCTTCGGCAACACGTTTGGGCACTCGAATCGCGAGGCTATTCCCCCACTTTTGTGCCGTCGTTTTCATCTGTGCATTCTCCCTTGACGATGTAGACACCGCGTAGATACTACACGTCCGGAGGGTGATGAGTCAAAGAGGATTGATGACCTGGCTGAGTTCACACCAAGCCCTCCTGCTTGAAACTCAACAAAGTCCACATATCTCACCCGCCCACCCTGCGCCTGCCGAGAGGGCTCCTTTCCTGTGGCTCACCCGTGTGCCTGCTTTAGGTGTTTTTAGGCACCGGCGGATAAAGATCGTGCTCGGAATGGCCGGGTCCATGTGATCCCACGGTTGTGCGTCCGACAAGAAAAAATCCAATTGCGGTCGAAACCAGCTTGGATCGTCCCGACTGCCGGCGGTGATGCCGACAAAGCCGGTGGGCCGTTCATTCGATTCTGCGCCGGTGAGTCGCGACCCGCAGTCAGCGCAGAAGCCGCGTTTGTGCAGACCGCCGCCAAGCTCGGCGTGAAATGGTAGCGTAGCTGCCCCTTCGTTAGACGAAACGCCGACGCAGGCACCAGCAGTATCACTGGCCCCCGAGACATATCAATATAATGGAGCTATTGCCTCAGCTGTTCCATGGTGCATTGGCGGGGTGACTTGTCAGGCCGGAATCGTATCAACTTGGTGCCGTGGCGGAAGCGGCCGTCCGTCACGTGGTCGAAACTGACCTCCACAACGAGTTTGGGAGACAGCGGCTTCCATTGAGTCGACCGCTTGGTCGCCCACCGGCTGGGCGCGCCGGGCGCATTCCCGGTAAAGCCCGGCTCCTGAATCAGCCTTTCGAGTTTCTTCGTCAGCGAGGGCTTATCGGCTTTGGCAATGCCGGACGTAAAACCGACATGATTGAGCCGCCCCGCGTCGTCATATAGGCCGAGCAATAGGGA from Nitrospira sp. includes the following:
- a CDS encoding nucleotidyltransferase family protein yields the protein MNGKIRIAVPKERITAFCRKWKIVELALFGSVLRGDFRQDSDVDVLVTFSPDSDWGVEHLLDMKEELEALFGRSVDLVEKRLVEESRNYIRRKHILSHLETVYAA
- a CDS encoding Cobalt-containing nitrile hydratase subunit alpha, whose translation is MSSLFEYDKDREAASAAKVRALEALLIKKGVLGSDSVDAVLRHFETVAGPFNGARIVARAWVDAEYKARLLEDTPKAIAELQFQGMTGAEGEHMKAVANSATVHNLIICTLCSCYPWPVLGLPPYWYKDPVFRSRGVREPRAVLREFGVTIPEDKEVKVWDSSAQIRWFVIPERPAHSEHLNEEQLAALVTPEAMMGVALVPSPPPA
- a CDS encoding Cobalt-containing nitrile hydratase subunit beta, with translation MRLQHYLGGLENLGPVNFFEKKVFMAEWEKRIFGIHTVMMAESVHLVKSLPKYPLSEVPTTFKDTWTWASLRIGAENMQPFEYFKYRYYERWLMGISQFFIDRGYVTAQELETLTEHYRAHPDSPLPEQPNPALKEQVVRYLHHGDSGLRAPVDLVRFAVGDTIYVADPKAADHTRLPGFLRNKKGTVTEVYPGVFEYFVSTGPDGLDGPQHVYCVSFLASDIWGPDKSEPNTVIYADLFEAYLKPAHSM
- a CDS encoding Metal chaperone, involved in Zn homeostasis; its protein translation is MVTKKIPVTVISGYLGAGKTTLVNHLLAHKAGGEIGVIVNEFGEVGIDGDLIVADEEALIEIRNGCICCTVRTDLVAGVKFLLERSHRQLDRLIVETSGLADPAPVLQTFLADTDLLTRVELESVVTLVDAANFQRQIDDGVAREQIAFADLIVLNKVDLLDPDDIAPLERDLRTLNPIATFIRTVHSEVAADGLLGVHRFSLPNLLAIEPGILQDAHDHDHDNSITSCAVKTGDPLDPDRFNRWVNQLVQQQGQQLMRMKGVLNFHGEARQFYFHSVHMLLDAKPGRPWQSDEARQSRFVFIGRHLDGNALQSGFLDCVRDVSRRPVAHPVE
- a CDS encoding Programmed cell death toxin MazF, which encodes MSRRAYVPDRGDIVWLQFNPQAGHEQAGHRPALVLSPATYNRLSGLMLCCPMTSQKKGYPFEVVVADARDHPSVVLADQVKSLDWKVRKAVKKGTASSDVIAETLSKLQALL